A region from the Spirochaeta thermophila DSM 6192 genome encodes:
- the uxaC gene encoding glucuronate isomerase, with protein sequence MRAFMDENFMLQGEVARELYHETAASLPIYDYHTHLPPEAILEDRIFEDLGEVWLGGDHYKWRAMRSFGIPEDLVTGSASFKEKYLAWARTVPFLVGNPLYHWTHLELKRYFGIEDVLSPQTAERIYQEATSLLRTPEFSVRNLLRKMGVKVVCTTDDPVSDLAPHRALAEEGFEVKVLPTFRPDKALDYGDPGRWNAYIEELAHAAGMRIANLQDYLEALERRVAFFHSVGCRISDHAMVAPVYREAPESTIRAAFVRLREGRALEREDQEALYTHTMRFLGRLYAEREWAMQIHMGALRNNSTRMFQTLGPDTGFDSIADRAIAEPLSRFLDSLDREGRLPRTILYVLNPRDNYVIGTMIGNFQDGSMPGKMQFGSAWWFNDQRDGMEAHLRALANLGVLSTFVGMLTDSRSFLSFPRHEYFRRIFCNLLGGWVEAGEYPYDRETLRTIVEGVCYRNACSYFTIPVE encoded by the coding sequence ATGAGAGCCTTCATGGACGAGAACTTCATGCTCCAGGGTGAGGTGGCGAGGGAACTCTACCACGAGACGGCGGCCTCCCTGCCCATCTACGACTATCACACGCACCTGCCTCCCGAGGCCATCCTCGAGGACAGGATATTCGAGGATCTGGGGGAGGTCTGGCTCGGCGGGGACCACTACAAGTGGCGGGCGATGAGGTCCTTCGGGATACCCGAGGACCTGGTGACCGGCTCCGCCTCCTTCAAGGAGAAATACCTGGCCTGGGCGAGGACCGTCCCCTTCCTCGTGGGCAATCCCCTCTATCACTGGACCCACCTGGAGCTCAAGCGCTACTTCGGTATCGAGGATGTCCTTTCCCCGCAGACGGCCGAGAGGATCTATCAGGAGGCCACTTCCCTCCTCAGAACCCCGGAGTTCTCGGTGCGTAACCTCCTCCGAAAGATGGGGGTGAAGGTGGTGTGCACCACCGACGATCCGGTGAGCGACCTCGCCCCGCACAGGGCCCTCGCCGAGGAGGGCTTCGAGGTGAAGGTGCTCCCCACCTTCAGGCCCGACAAGGCCCTCGACTACGGCGACCCCGGCCGCTGGAACGCCTACATCGAGGAGCTCGCTCATGCCGCAGGGATGCGGATTGCCAACCTCCAGGATTATCTGGAGGCCCTCGAGCGGCGGGTTGCGTTCTTCCACTCGGTGGGGTGCAGGATCTCCGACCACGCCATGGTGGCCCCGGTGTACCGGGAGGCGCCCGAGAGCACGATACGTGCGGCCTTCGTACGCCTCAGAGAGGGGCGCGCCCTCGAGCGCGAGGATCAGGAGGCCCTCTATACCCACACCATGCGGTTCCTGGGGAGACTCTATGCCGAACGGGAATGGGCCATGCAGATCCACATGGGAGCGCTGCGGAACAACAGCACCAGGATGTTCCAGACACTGGGACCAGATACGGGCTTCGACTCCATCGCGGACCGGGCCATCGCGGAGCCTCTCTCCCGGTTCCTCGACAGTCTGGATCGTGAGGGACGACTGCCGCGGACCATCCTCTACGTCCTCAATCCCCGCGACAACTATGTGATCGGGACCATGATCGGCAACTTCCAGGACGGAAGCATGCCCGGCAAGATGCAGTTCGGCTCGGCCTGGTGGTTCAACGACCAGCGGGACGGTATGGAAGCGCACCTCCGGGCCCTCGCCAATCTCGGAGTGCTGTCCACCTTCGTGGGGATGCTCACCGACTCCAGGAGCTTCCTCTCGTTCCCCCGCCACGAGTACTTCAGGCGGATCTTCTGCAACCTCCTGGGGGGCTGGGTGGAGGCCGGAGAATACCCGTACGACAGGGAGACCCTCCGTACCATCGTGGAGGGGGTGTGCTATCGGAATGCCTGCTCCTATTTCACGATACCCGTGGAATGA
- the lysS gene encoding lysine--tRNA ligase — translation MSIPQKPKSSHWADVTAFRIIKEKGDKPRYVCASGITPSGTVHIGNFREIISVELVVRALRDLGKDVRFIYSWDEYDVFRKVPKNMPNREDLETYLRMPITMVPDPWGKEESYARANEKEVEAILPEVGIFPEYIYQAKEYTSCRYAEGIRRALERRDVIRRILDKYRAEPLPDSWWPVVIFCASCHKDTTTVEHWDGTYGLSYTCSSCGFKEALDFRRQGNVKLRWRVDWPMRWREEQVDFEPAGKEHHSDGGSFDTAKQIVREVYDHEPPVTFKYDFIGIKGQGGKISSSTGNVISLKDVLEVYQPEVVRYLFAGTRPDTEFAISFDLDVIKIYEDYDKCERIYFGKEQVDPKKLERERRTYEFSQVERAPASMPLQVPFRHMTTLVQIYEGDLDALMAQEFPSVSGEEARRLRRRAQCAWNWVTTYAPEEFRFSLRVGDESIEDLPVAHRRVVQRLYHLLADGWDSLDEVKLGEAIYAFCEEEGIAAREFFPSLYRVLLGKDRGPRAASFILTVGKEKILTILGRYL, via the coding sequence ATGAGTATACCACAGAAGCCGAAGAGCTCCCACTGGGCGGACGTCACCGCCTTCAGGATCATCAAGGAGAAGGGGGACAAGCCCCGATACGTCTGTGCCTCGGGGATCACCCCCTCCGGCACGGTCCATATAGGGAACTTCAGGGAGATCATCAGCGTGGAGCTGGTGGTGCGCGCCCTCCGTGATCTGGGGAAGGACGTACGTTTCATCTACTCCTGGGACGAGTACGACGTATTCCGCAAGGTGCCCAAGAACATGCCCAACAGGGAGGACCTCGAGACGTACCTCCGCATGCCCATCACCATGGTGCCAGATCCGTGGGGTAAGGAGGAGAGCTACGCGCGTGCCAACGAGAAGGAGGTGGAGGCGATCCTCCCCGAGGTGGGGATCTTCCCTGAGTACATCTATCAGGCGAAGGAATACACCTCCTGCCGGTATGCCGAGGGGATCCGTCGGGCCCTCGAACGACGTGATGTGATCCGCCGTATCCTCGACAAGTACCGCGCAGAGCCGCTTCCGGACTCGTGGTGGCCGGTGGTGATCTTCTGCGCCTCGTGTCATAAGGACACCACCACCGTGGAGCATTGGGACGGCACCTACGGGCTCTCGTACACCTGCAGTTCCTGCGGGTTCAAGGAGGCCCTGGACTTCAGGAGACAGGGGAACGTGAAGCTGCGCTGGAGGGTGGACTGGCCCATGCGGTGGCGCGAGGAGCAGGTGGACTTCGAACCGGCCGGTAAGGAGCACCACTCGGACGGTGGGTCCTTCGACACTGCGAAACAGATCGTGCGTGAGGTGTACGACCACGAGCCGCCTGTCACCTTTAAGTACGACTTCATAGGGATCAAGGGGCAAGGGGGGAAGATCTCGTCCTCCACCGGGAACGTGATAAGCCTCAAAGACGTGCTCGAGGTGTACCAGCCCGAGGTGGTCCGCTACCTCTTCGCAGGGACCAGGCCCGATACCGAGTTCGCCATCTCCTTCGATCTCGATGTGATAAAGATCTACGAGGACTACGACAAGTGCGAGCGGATCTACTTCGGGAAGGAACAGGTCGACCCCAAGAAGCTCGAGCGGGAACGGAGGACGTACGAGTTTTCCCAGGTGGAACGCGCTCCTGCCTCCATGCCCCTCCAGGTCCCGTTCCGGCACATGACCACCCTGGTGCAGATCTACGAGGGCGATCTCGATGCCCTCATGGCGCAGGAGTTCCCCTCGGTCTCGGGGGAGGAGGCCCGGCGGCTTCGAAGGCGGGCGCAGTGCGCGTGGAATTGGGTGACCACCTACGCCCCGGAGGAGTTCCGGTTCAGCCTCAGGGTGGGGGATGAGAGCATAGAGGACCTCCCCGTTGCCCACAGGAGGGTGGTGCAACGGCTCTACCACCTCCTTGCGGATGGGTGGGACTCCCTCGACGAGGTGAAGCTCGGGGAGGCCATATATGCCTTCTGTGAGGAAGAGGGGATCGCGGCACGAGAGTTCTTCCCCTCGCTCTACCGGGTGCTCCTCGGCAAGGACAGGGGGCCTCGGGCGGCGAGCTTCATCCTCACCGTGGGGAAGGAGAAGATCCTCACCATCCTCGGCCGCTACCTCTAG
- a CDS encoding PHP-associated domain-containing protein codes for MKRIDLHVHSIHSEHPSEWFMQRLGAKESYTDPETVFRMALERGMDFVTITDHNRIEGALLLKARYPDRVIVGVETTTYFPEDGCKIHLLLYGLDEHRFRMVEKLRPNIYRLRDYIREEGIAHSVAHATYPVNNRLTVAHLEKLILLFDVFEVINGGRNSYFNNAWKEVLLSLTPAHIERLQRKHHIAPFSSTPWVKGFTAGSDDHGGLFIGNTYTLVEAHTPEEVLDHIREKRTQAAGAHGSYRSLVFSVYKVAYDFLTSGGGGGGRSLFLSLSRQIFEGARPSLRERALYSHLRRKLRGQKMGEILDELVRDISGKETALSEARLERVFLHVRRVSDAFLRMLAGRVAGALLDGDLVDLLVGLSSSLPGLYLIAPFFSSLRHMYAHRDLVEGIRSSLGIQNSPSAASRVLWFSEDGRPDPSVIRILAPRAHVLPVTPSASLPGTSLPIVAEIPLDPGFSLPLPSPLGAAELLSREQPDHLVFTAADPVALVCLFLGRLIGASTTFVFDPRGEGHPVAHTLTTHLLRHTERIVVHTEEAAARAEGEGADPAKIHLAPPAAEPVGV; via the coding sequence ATGAAACGCATAGACCTGCACGTACATTCCATACATTCCGAACACCCTTCCGAGTGGTTCATGCAACGGCTCGGGGCAAAGGAGTCGTACACCGACCCGGAGACGGTCTTCAGGATGGCCCTCGAGAGGGGCATGGACTTCGTCACCATCACCGACCACAACCGCATCGAGGGGGCGCTCCTCCTCAAGGCGCGGTACCCGGACAGGGTCATCGTAGGGGTGGAGACCACCACCTACTTCCCCGAGGACGGGTGCAAGATACACCTGCTCCTCTACGGGCTCGACGAACACCGGTTCCGCATGGTCGAGAAGCTCAGGCCCAATATCTACCGGCTCAGGGACTACATCAGGGAAGAGGGGATCGCCCACTCGGTGGCTCACGCCACCTATCCGGTGAACAACAGGCTCACCGTGGCGCATCTGGAGAAGCTCATCCTCCTCTTCGACGTCTTCGAGGTGATCAACGGGGGGAGGAACAGCTACTTCAACAACGCATGGAAGGAGGTGCTCCTCAGCCTCACCCCGGCCCACATAGAAAGACTCCAGAGGAAGCACCACATCGCACCCTTCAGTAGCACCCCCTGGGTGAAGGGGTTCACGGCCGGCTCGGACGATCACGGGGGGCTCTTCATCGGGAACACGTACACCCTCGTGGAGGCCCATACCCCCGAGGAGGTCCTCGACCATATCAGGGAGAAGCGGACGCAGGCCGCCGGGGCCCACGGTTCCTATCGCTCCCTCGTCTTCTCGGTCTACAAGGTGGCCTACGACTTCCTCACGTCCGGAGGAGGAGGCGGGGGCCGCTCGCTCTTCCTCTCCCTCTCCCGACAGATATTCGAGGGAGCACGCCCCTCGCTCAGGGAACGGGCGCTGTACTCCCACCTCAGACGGAAGCTTCGCGGTCAAAAGATGGGGGAGATCCTCGACGAGCTCGTGAGAGACATCTCCGGGAAGGAGACGGCCCTCTCCGAAGCACGTCTGGAACGCGTCTTCCTCCACGTGCGGAGGGTCTCCGACGCCTTCCTCAGGATGCTCGCCGGCAGGGTGGCGGGCGCCCTCCTCGACGGTGATCTCGTCGACCTCCTCGTGGGCCTCTCCTCATCCCTGCCCGGTCTCTACCTCATCGCACCCTTCTTCTCCAGCCTCAGACACATGTATGCCCACAGGGACCTGGTCGAGGGCATCCGTTCATCCCTGGGGATCCAGAATTCCCCGTCCGCGGCCTCCCGGGTCCTCTGGTTCTCCGAGGACGGCCGACCCGATCCCTCGGTGATCCGGATCCTGGCCCCCCGGGCCCATGTCCTGCCCGTGACACCCTCGGCCTCCCTCCCGGGGACATCCCTCCCGATCGTTGCCGAGATCCCCCTCGACCCGGGCTTCAGCCTCCCCCTCCCCTCTCCCCTCGGCGCGGCCGAGCTCCTCTCTCGGGAACAGCCCGACCACCTGGTGTTCACCGCAGCCGACCCCGTGGCCCTCGTGTGCCTGTTCCTCGGCCGCCTCATCGGCGCCTCCACCACCTTCGTCTTCGATCCCCGCGGGGAAGGCCATCCGGTGGCGCACACCCTCACCACCCACCTCCTCCGCCACACCGAGCGCATCGTGGTCCACACGGAGGAAGCCGCGGCCCGGGCCGAAGGAGAGGGAGCGGATCCTGCCAAAATACACCTCGCTCCCCCCGCCGCCGAGCCGGTGGGGGTGTGA
- a CDS encoding sensor domain-containing phosphodiesterase: MEPELFSEVLSSLPMEVAITDEGGRILWANEAFSLLTGYGRTSSSMLIRQFLLMFAEDRPEVFVKGADGQLSLRILTRWSFHDGKKVVWSFERLVADPKGVLSSRDSLTGLLGREWFFREAGSLLAGARFEGTSFVLMVIDLDGFKRINDLYGPEVGDEVLRIVARRITGHLRAEDMVSRTGSDEFAVLLRDVADPAGIARRVLASIRERMVVGGHALSLSASIGAGVFPRDGLSLEELVAAADAALLTAKAHRDTVWFCTPEVRRRIMHRWDMERQVLDQVREGRIHLFYQPIVRVTSGMLAGVEALSRLRGEDGALVLPEEFVPILEEGKVIHLLGRKVLALAVLQGELWKARGLFVSVNISPQEFLHPEFVDVVREVLDASGFPPELLMLEVTESSLVGDVDRTVQVLSALRDEGIRVAVDDFGTGYSSFASLKRMPVDVIKLDRRFLHGVEESERDRAILEGMTHMAHGLGLEVVVEGVEREAQLEILRESGCDYVQGFLLGHPMRDVAISHLVG, translated from the coding sequence ATGGAGCCTGAGCTGTTTTCCGAGGTCCTCTCCTCTCTTCCCATGGAGGTGGCCATCACCGACGAGGGAGGAAGGATTCTGTGGGCGAACGAGGCTTTCTCACTCCTTACAGGATACGGTCGTACTTCCTCGTCCATGCTCATCCGACAGTTTCTCCTCATGTTCGCAGAGGATCGGCCCGAGGTGTTCGTGAAAGGGGCCGATGGTCAGCTCTCTCTCCGGATACTCACGCGCTGGTCCTTCCACGACGGGAAGAAAGTAGTCTGGTCCTTTGAACGTCTTGTCGCCGATCCGAAGGGGGTGCTCTCCTCTCGCGACAGTCTCACCGGACTCCTGGGGCGTGAATGGTTCTTCAGAGAGGCGGGTTCGCTCCTCGCGGGTGCGAGGTTCGAGGGGACTTCCTTTGTCCTCATGGTGATCGATCTGGACGGTTTCAAGCGGATCAACGATCTCTATGGTCCGGAGGTGGGGGACGAGGTGCTGAGGATCGTGGCGAGGAGGATCACCGGTCACCTCAGGGCCGAGGACATGGTCTCCCGAACGGGGAGCGACGAGTTCGCCGTCCTCCTCCGCGACGTGGCGGATCCTGCAGGGATCGCCCGCCGGGTCCTCGCTTCGATCAGGGAGAGGATGGTGGTGGGAGGGCATGCCCTCTCCCTCTCCGCGAGCATCGGTGCCGGCGTGTTTCCACGGGACGGCCTCTCCCTCGAGGAGCTCGTGGCGGCCGCGGACGCCGCCCTTCTCACAGCCAAGGCACATAGGGATACCGTGTGGTTCTGTACTCCAGAGGTCCGGCGCAGAATAATGCACCGATGGGATATGGAGCGGCAGGTCCTCGATCAGGTTCGTGAGGGACGCATCCACCTCTTCTACCAGCCTATCGTCCGGGTGACTTCAGGGATGCTCGCAGGGGTGGAGGCCCTCTCCCGTCTCCGTGGAGAGGATGGGGCGCTGGTCCTCCCTGAGGAGTTCGTTCCCATCCTGGAGGAGGGGAAGGTGATCCATCTCCTGGGGAGGAAGGTGCTCGCTCTTGCCGTGCTCCAGGGGGAGCTCTGGAAGGCGAGGGGGCTCTTCGTCTCGGTGAATATCTCTCCTCAGGAGTTCCTCCATCCGGAGTTCGTGGACGTGGTACGGGAGGTCCTGGATGCATCGGGGTTTCCCCCGGAACTCCTCATGCTCGAGGTCACCGAGTCTTCCCTCGTGGGGGATGTGGACCGGACCGTGCAGGTCCTCTCCGCCTTGAGGGACGAGGGGATCCGCGTGGCGGTGGACGATTTCGGTACGGGGTACTCGTCGTTCGCGTCCCTCAAGCGGATGCCGGTGGATGTGATAAAGCTGGATCGGCGGTTCCTGCACGGGGTGGAGGAGTCGGAGCGGGATCGGGCGATCCTCGAGGGGATGACGCACATGGCGCACGGGCTCGGGTTGGAGGTGGTGGTGGAGGGGGTGGAACGGGAGGCGCAGCTCGAGATCCTGCGGGAGAGCGGGTGCGACTATGTGCAGGGGTTTCTCCTGGGGCACCCGATGCGGGATGTTGCGATTTCGCACCTGGTGGGC
- the lipB gene encoding lipoyl(octanoyl) transferase LipB: MQNTLCVTWLGRQPYRPVWELQHALRRKRAAGTIPDVLLLLEHDPVITMGTRETSHEILLPPEELASRGVAVLQVERGGEVTYHGPGQLVAYPILSLRHHPRSVKKLVHHLEEVGIRVVARYGIRAERDPRYPGLWVEDRKIMAIGIAIREGITFHGIALNVHTDLEAFSWIVPCGIRDRGVTSIARETGKQLSVEEIARAWEETFLEVFGYRGERVSLQELLEGEVQPAEE; the protein is encoded by the coding sequence ATGCAGAACACCCTGTGTGTCACCTGGCTGGGAAGACAGCCCTACCGCCCGGTGTGGGAGCTCCAGCACGCGCTCCGAAGGAAACGGGCGGCCGGTACCATACCCGACGTGCTCCTCCTCCTCGAACACGACCCGGTGATCACCATGGGCACGAGGGAAACATCCCACGAAATCCTTCTCCCCCCCGAGGAGCTCGCCTCACGAGGGGTAGCGGTCTTACAGGTGGAACGGGGGGGCGAGGTCACCTACCACGGGCCGGGACAGCTCGTCGCCTACCCCATCCTCTCCCTCCGCCACCACCCCCGGTCGGTGAAGAAGCTGGTGCACCATCTGGAAGAGGTGGGGATCCGTGTGGTGGCCCGCTACGGCATACGGGCGGAGCGCGATCCGCGCTATCCCGGCCTCTGGGTCGAAGACCGGAAGATCATGGCCATCGGCATCGCCATACGGGAGGGGATCACCTTTCACGGAATCGCCCTCAACGTGCACACCGACCTCGAGGCCTTCTCGTGGATCGTTCCATGCGGGATCCGTGACAGGGGGGTGACCTCCATCGCACGGGAGACGGGAAAGCAGCTCTCAGTGGAAGAGATCGCCCGGGCCTGGGAAGAGACATTCCTCGAGGTCTTCGGGTACAGGGGGGAGCGAGTCTCCCTTCAGGAGCTCCTGGAGGGGGAGGTGCAGCCCGCGGAGGAGTGA